In a single window of the Agrobacterium fabrum str. C58 genome:
- a CDS encoding aspartate aminotransferase family protein has protein sequence MNEVSKPMSNLAAIDAAHHLHPFSDMGKLNAAGTRIIERAEGVFIYDSTGKKYLDAFAGLWCVNIGYGRREIADVVQRQMNELPYYNAFFGTTTPPATLLAQKIASRAGPKMNHVFFTNSGSEATDTWFRMARVYWKALGHPTKTRVIARRNGYHGSTVAGASLGGMKWMHEQGNLPIEGIAHIGQPYWYAEGGDLSPAEFGLKVARELDAKIDELGEENVAAFVAEPIQGAGGVIVPPETYWPEIARICKARNILLVSDEVICGFGRLGSWFGYQHFGVEPDLAPVAKGLSSGYLPIGGVIVSDRVAEVMLSEVGDFNHGFTYSGHPVCAAAALENLRIIEDEGLVERVRDDIGPYFSEGWKSLADHELVGEAVNVGLMGGLQLTADKATRRRFAKPDDIGTAVRNHCLANGLVMRATGDRMLASPALTVSRSEVDEIIETLRQGLNHLRDTREHF, from the coding sequence ATGAATGAAGTCTCCAAGCCGATGTCCAATCTCGCGGCCATCGATGCCGCCCATCACCTTCACCCCTTTTCCGACATGGGCAAGCTGAATGCCGCCGGCACCCGCATCATCGAGCGCGCGGAAGGGGTCTTCATCTACGACAGCACCGGCAAGAAATATCTCGATGCCTTTGCCGGCCTCTGGTGCGTGAATATCGGTTATGGACGCCGCGAGATCGCCGATGTCGTGCAGCGCCAGATGAACGAGCTACCTTACTACAACGCCTTTTTCGGCACCACCACCCCGCCCGCGACGCTTCTGGCGCAAAAGATCGCCTCGCGCGCCGGGCCGAAGATGAACCATGTGTTCTTCACCAATTCCGGTTCGGAAGCCACCGACACCTGGTTCCGCATGGCGCGGGTCTACTGGAAGGCGCTTGGCCATCCCACGAAGACCAGGGTGATCGCAAGACGCAACGGCTATCATGGCTCGACGGTAGCCGGCGCTTCGCTCGGTGGAATGAAATGGATGCATGAACAGGGCAACCTGCCCATCGAAGGCATCGCCCATATCGGCCAGCCCTATTGGTATGCCGAGGGTGGCGATCTCTCACCCGCCGAATTCGGCCTGAAGGTGGCTCGGGAACTGGACGCCAAGATCGATGAACTCGGCGAGGAAAATGTCGCCGCTTTCGTGGCCGAACCCATTCAGGGCGCAGGTGGTGTCATCGTGCCGCCGGAGACCTACTGGCCGGAAATCGCCCGCATCTGCAAGGCGCGCAACATTCTGCTGGTGTCCGACGAGGTGATCTGCGGTTTCGGCCGTCTCGGTTCGTGGTTCGGATACCAGCATTTTGGCGTGGAGCCGGATCTCGCTCCCGTCGCCAAGGGACTGTCATCGGGTTATCTGCCGATCGGTGGTGTCATCGTTTCAGACCGGGTGGCGGAGGTGATGCTTTCAGAGGTCGGTGATTTCAACCACGGTTTCACCTATTCCGGCCATCCCGTCTGTGCTGCCGCGGCACTGGAAAACCTCCGTATCATTGAGGATGAGGGGCTGGTGGAGCGGGTACGTGACGATATCGGCCCCTATTTCTCCGAGGGCTGGAAAAGCCTTGCCGATCATGAACTGGTGGGCGAGGCCGTGAATGTTGGCCTGATGGGCGGTTTGCAACTGACGGCGGACAAGGCAACCCGCAGACGTTTCGCCAAGCCGGACGATATCGGAACCGCCGTGCGCAACCATTGCCTTGCAAACGGCCTCGTCATGCGTGCCACGGGAGATCGCATGCTGGCCTCGCCGGCGCTGACCGTCAGCCGTTCCGAAGTGGACGAGATCATCGAGACGCTGCGCCAGGGGCTCAACCACCTGCGCGATACACGCGAGCATTTCTAG
- a CDS encoding OsmC family protein codes for MAGQEHHYAVQVKWTGNRGKGTSGYRDYERDYTISTAGKADITGSSDPAFRGDPSRWNPEDLLVASLSACHKLWYLHFCSVNGIIVEDYVDNAEGTLVMEKDGAGQFSEVVLKPVITISKGDPARADELHHDAHDKCFIARSVNFPIRVQGTVKVV; via the coding sequence ATGGCAGGACAGGAACATCATTACGCCGTGCAGGTGAAATGGACCGGCAATCGCGGCAAGGGAACGTCGGGATACCGCGATTATGAGCGCGACTACACGATTTCCACGGCGGGCAAGGCGGATATCACCGGCTCCTCGGACCCCGCCTTCCGCGGTGATCCCTCCCGCTGGAACCCGGAAGACCTGCTCGTCGCCTCGCTCTCGGCCTGCCACAAGCTCTGGTACCTGCATTTCTGCTCCGTCAACGGCATCATCGTCGAAGACTATGTCGACAATGCCGAAGGCACGCTTGTCATGGAAAAGGATGGCGCCGGGCAGTTCAGCGAAGTGGTGCTGAAACCGGTCATCACTATTTCGAAGGGTGATCCCGCCCGGGCGGATGAGCTGCACCATGATGCGCATGACAAGTGCTTCATAGCGCGTTCGGTGAATTTTCCCATCCGCGTGCAGGGGACTGTGAAGGTGGTTTGA
- the vapC gene encoding type II toxin-antitoxin system VapC family toxin — protein MIVVDTSVWIDWFQNKQTPQVATLSDINDLSDVIIGDIILLEILQGERNERRAAAIESRLKVFELVSMLTPEFAVAAAANYRKLRGLGKTVRKTADLIIGTYCIEHGHKLLQNDRDFQPMADHLGLQFV, from the coding sequence ATGATCGTTGTTGACACGTCTGTCTGGATCGACTGGTTTCAGAATAAACAAACGCCGCAAGTCGCTACACTCAGCGATATCAACGATCTTTCCGACGTGATTATCGGAGATATCATCCTGCTCGAAATCCTACAGGGAGAGCGGAACGAAAGACGGGCGGCGGCGATCGAGAGCCGGCTGAAGGTTTTCGAGCTTGTATCAATGTTGACACCCGAATTTGCCGTGGCTGCCGCTGCGAACTACCGAAAACTACGCGGCCTTGGAAAGACAGTGCGCAAAACAGCCGACCTCATCATCGGCACCTACTGCATCGAGCACGGGCACAAGCTCCTGCAAAACGACCGGGACTTTCAGCCGATGGCCGATCATCTCGGTCTGCAATTCGTCTGA
- a CDS encoding type II toxin-antitoxin system VapB family antitoxin — protein sequence MRTNIELDDALIAEAMEITGLPTKKATVEKALRDLVENLGRRKALQELRGIGWKGDLEEVRGSWSADSIKSQDAAE from the coding sequence ATGCGCACGAATATTGAGCTTGATGACGCCTTGATCGCAGAAGCGATGGAAATCACTGGCCTTCCGACGAAAAAGGCGACGGTCGAAAAGGCGTTGCGCGATCTCGTAGAAAATCTCGGGCGGCGAAAAGCGTTGCAGGAACTTAGAGGTATCGGCTGGAAGGGCGATTTAGAAGAAGTCCGCGGCAGCTGGAGCGCAGATAGTATAAAGTCGCAAGACGCCGCAGAATGA
- the amn gene encoding AMP nucleosidase: MTIAKPTIPPFTFISPEPFAPQSFTDPKEAVEALTALYERNTAFLINSFTDLAKGAPITGRYRACYPQVSLETSTFGHVDSRLSYGHVTSPGVYTTTITRPDLFRHYLKEQLGLLIKNHGVPVTVAESATPIPLHFAFGEGAYVEAAAASSLSDVPLRDLFDTPDLNNTDDLIANGEYDQVPGEPAPLAPFTAQRIDYSLARLSHYTATSASHFQNFVLFTNYQFYIDEFAAWARKLMADGGEGYTEFVEPGNIVTLAGSDRPTTDMTLARLPQMPAYHLKKKGHAGITLVNIGVGPSNAKTITDHIAVLRPHAWLMVGHCAGLRNSQRLGDYVLAHAYVREDHVLDDDLPVWVPIPALAEVQLALEGAVAEVTGYEGFELKRIMRTGTVATIDNRNWELRDQAGPVKRLSQSRAIALDMESATIAANGFRFRVPYGTLLCVSDKPLHGELKLPGMATEFYRTQVAQHLQIGIRAVQKLAAMQKETLHSRKLRSFYETAFQ, encoded by the coding sequence ATGACAATAGCAAAACCAACGATTCCGCCCTTCACCTTCATCAGCCCCGAGCCTTTCGCGCCGCAGTCCTTCACGGACCCGAAAGAAGCTGTTGAGGCTTTGACCGCGCTTTACGAACGCAATACGGCGTTCCTGATCAATTCCTTCACCGACCTTGCCAAGGGCGCGCCGATCACCGGCCGTTACCGCGCCTGCTACCCGCAGGTCAGCCTCGAGACATCCACGTTCGGCCATGTCGATTCACGCCTTTCCTACGGGCATGTCACCTCCCCCGGCGTCTATACGACCACGATCACCCGGCCGGATCTGTTCCGCCATTACCTGAAAGAGCAACTGGGGCTTCTGATCAAGAACCACGGCGTTCCGGTCACCGTGGCGGAATCGGCTACGCCCATTCCGCTGCATTTCGCTTTCGGCGAAGGCGCCTATGTCGAGGCGGCGGCGGCTTCGTCGCTCTCCGACGTGCCGCTGCGCGATCTGTTCGATACGCCCGACCTCAACAATACCGACGACCTCATCGCCAATGGCGAATATGACCAGGTGCCGGGCGAACCCGCTCCGCTCGCGCCTTTTACCGCGCAGCGCATCGATTATTCGCTGGCCCGCCTCAGCCACTATACGGCGACGAGCGCCAGCCATTTCCAGAACTTCGTGCTGTTCACCAACTACCAGTTCTATATCGATGAATTTGCCGCCTGGGCGCGCAAATTGATGGCCGACGGCGGTGAAGGCTATACGGAATTCGTGGAGCCAGGCAACATCGTCACGCTTGCCGGTTCCGACAGGCCGACAACCGATATGACGCTGGCGCGGCTGCCGCAAATGCCCGCCTATCATCTGAAGAAGAAGGGTCATGCCGGCATTACGCTCGTCAATATCGGCGTTGGCCCTTCCAACGCCAAGACGATCACCGACCATATCGCCGTGCTGCGCCCGCATGCCTGGCTGATGGTGGGCCATTGCGCCGGCCTGCGCAACAGCCAGCGGCTGGGCGACTATGTTCTGGCCCATGCCTATGTGCGTGAGGATCACGTTCTCGACGACGACCTGCCGGTCTGGGTGCCGATCCCGGCGCTTGCCGAGGTGCAGCTGGCGCTGGAAGGTGCCGTCGCCGAAGTGACGGGTTACGAGGGCTTCGAGCTGAAGCGCATCATGCGCACCGGCACCGTCGCCACCATCGACAACCGCAACTGGGAACTTCGCGATCAGGCCGGCCCGGTCAAGCGCCTGTCGCAATCGCGCGCCATCGCACTCGACATGGAATCCGCCACCATCGCCGCCAACGGCTTCCGCTTCCGCGTGCCCTACGGCACCCTGCTCTGCGTCTCCGACAAACCGCTGCATGGCGAATTGAAGCTGCCGGGCATGGCGACGGAATTCTACCGCACCCAGGTCGCCCAGCATCTGCAGATCGGCATCCGCGCCGTGCAGAAACTGGCCGCCATGCAGAAGGAAACCCTGCATTCCCGCAAGCTCAGAAGTTTTTACGAGACGGCGTTCCAGTAA